In Hydractinia symbiolongicarpus strain clone_291-10 chromosome 13, HSymV2.1, whole genome shotgun sequence, a single genomic region encodes these proteins:
- the LOC130623626 gene encoding uncharacterized protein LOC130623626 yields the protein MAGVYGEFDAPSPAPKSYCSRISTLEFERQSSVQTENALKELLDYLEDNPTAFYDVVAKRKKDEVENNNGFFGFLKFQMMSWLYSQEKLGALTSREAKEKFLEFKENVIKSYDYGQEAKGSVRRFSRRVAERKWRQVAADQNQHYVKKRQSCVEQHETMFPIPPSLNHGGNSLSIPPTAPPPPPPPLPSSTMLHDTKFKINKNQLDNEKENVTQLNTNQIFEQRKHLKSTTVSNKEKTNKDGCDFTKMMEFLKNPNTRKVLKPISQNSDPFITPAQVHKKRKAAERDNETCTMFNQELIQKFKLAQGSPLVESPQSGREFTP from the exons ATGGCTGGTGTGTATGGAGAATTTGATGCACCTTCCCCTGCTCCCAAGTCATATTGTTCTCGTATTTCCACGCTGGAGTTTGAGAGACAAAGTAGCGTTCAAACAGAAAATGCATTAAAAGAATTGTTGGATTACTTGGAGGATAATCCGACCGCATTTTACGACGTTGTTGCGAAACGAAAAAAGGATGAGGTTGAAAATAATAATGGTTTTTTTGGATTTCTTAAGTTTCAAATGATGTCATGGTTGTATAGTCAAGAAAAGCTGGGTGCCTTAACATCTAGGGAGGCTAAGGAAAAGTTTTTagaatttaaagaaaatgttaTTAAGTCATATGATTATGGTCAag AGGCCAAAGGATCTGTGCGAAGATTTTCACGAAGGGTTGCCGAAAGAAAATGGAGACAAGTGGCAGCTGATCAAAACCAACATTATGTCAAGAAAAGACAGTCGTGTGTTGAGCAACATGAAACAATGTTTCCTATTCCGCCTTCGCTTAATCACGGTGGCAATTCACTATCGATACCACCCACCGCGCCACCACCGCCTCCACCCCCATTACCTTCAAGCactatgttacatgacacaaagtttaaaataaataagaatcaACTTGATAACGAGAAAGAAAATGTAACACAATTGAACACAAATCAG ATATTTGAACAACGGAAGCACTTAAAATCAACAACTGTttctaataaagaaaaaacaaacaaggatGGATGTGATTTTACTAAAATGatggaatttttaaaaaatccaaacACCAGGAAAGTTTTAAAACCAATCTCACAGAACAG CGATCCTTTTATAACTCCCGCGCAAGTTCATAAGAAGCGAAAGGCAGCAGAAAGGGATAACGAGACCTGCACTATGTTCAACCAAGAACTCATTCAGAAATTTAAGCTGGCTCAAGGTAGTCCGCTGGTGGAATCACCACAGTCAGGAAGAGAGTTTACGCCATAA
- the LOC130623862 gene encoding replication protein A 70 kDa DNA-binding subunit-like, producing MALTKNVIKQIVCCRDTDNLPPNPIVQILGIKKLAAGPGGQDRYRLVLSDGVDFYTSAMLGTQLNDMVHDDMVEVKAVIQMNRYTCNVVQKTRKIIVVLELTVLQKAAEVEGKIGEPTQLSDLVEEQAQMKAVIKQESVDNNNQPPKPYSNSFKKTSNSIAYTKQPPPKQSFYGSNTSQTTTKNVFPISSLTPYQNRWTIQARVTNKAAIRHYSNAKGQGKLFSFDLVDQSGEIRATGFNEVVDKYYDMLEQGKVYYITKASLKPANKQYSSLRNDYEMSLNNDTIIELCEEACDLPQLQFNFKRIKDIEQVNKDSLIDVIGVVKSTTDVTQITTRTTNKQVSKREVTLVDQSGAAINATLWGGEAENFEEYVGKNPVIAIKGAKVSDFGGRSLSILGSSVFHINPDVPESHELKGWFDNGGASEQTASLSGQRMDGMSGGVYKTIAQIKDENLGMGEKADYFNLRAYCVFSKKENCMYQACPSAECNKKVTEDNGQYRCEKCDRTYPDFKYRMILSSNISDFTGNQWITSFQESAEVILGVTAEQLGNYKDSEDQEKFESIFKEAAFKPFVFKIRAKMESYQDDVRLKCSSVSAMPMNFKQESKRLIEEIKKLEMC from the exons caAATTGTTTGCTGTCGTGATACCGACAATCTGCCACCTAATCCTATTGTTCAGATTCTG GGTATAAAAAAGCTTGCTGCTGGACCAGGAGGACAAGACCGTTATAG GCTTGTTTTATCAGATGGAGTTGATTTTTACACTT cggCCATGCTTGGCACACAGTTGAATGATATGGTTCATGATGATATGGTGGAAGTGAAAGCAGTCATACAAATGAATCGCTATACGTGCAATGTTGTACAGAAGACCAG AAAAATTATTGTGGTCTTGGAATTAACAGTTCTTCAGAAAGCTGCTGAAGTTGAGGGTAAGATAGGTGAACCTACCCAGTTGTCTGACTTGGTTGAAGAGCAGGCACAAATGAAAGCTGTCATTAAACAag AATCTGTGGATAACAATAACCAGCCTCCTAAACCATACAGCAACAGcttcaaaaaaacttcaaaca GTATTGCATATACCAAGCAACCTCCCCCGAAGCAATCATTTTATGGAAG TAATACATCACAAACTACAACTAAAAATGTATTTCCCATCTCTTCGCTTACACCATACCAAAACAG gtGGACGATACAAGCTAGGGTAACAAATAAAGCAGCCATCAGGCATTACAGTAATGCTAAAGGACAAGGAAAGCTGTTTAGTTTCGATCTGGTTGACCAATCT GGTGAAATAAGAGCTACAGGCTTTAATGAGGTTGTGGACAAATACTATGACATGCTGGAACAAGGAAAG GTGTACTATATTACAAAAGCCTCATTAAAGCCAGCAAATAAGCAATACAGTTCTTTGCGTAACGACTACGAAATGTCTCTGAATAATGATACTATTATTGAACTG TGTGAGGAAGCCTGTGATCTACCACAGCTGCAATTTAACTTCAAACGCATAAAAGACATCGAACAAGTAAATAAGGATTCATTGATCG atGTGATAGGCGTGGTAAAGTCAACAACTGATGTTACTCAAATCACCACaagaacaacaaacaaacaa GTGTCAAAACGAGAGGTTACGCTTGTTGATCAATCTGGAGCTGCTATAAATGCAACCCTCTGGGGTGGAGAG GCGGAAAACTTTGAAGAATACGTCGGCAAAAACCCTGTGATAGCTATTAAAGGTGCTAAGGTGTCAGATTTCGGGGGCAGGTCATTATCCATCCTCGGCTCGAGTGTTTTCCACATCAATCCTGATGTACCAGAATCACATGAATTGAAGGGATG GTTTGACAACGGTGGAGCCAGTGAGCAAACTGCATCATTGTCTGGACAAAGAATGGACG GAATGTCTGGTGGAGTGTATAAGACGATAGCTCAAATCAAAGATGAAAACCTCGGCATGGGTGAAAAG GCTGATTATTTCAATTTGCGTGCTTATTGTGTTTTCTCCAAGAAAGAAAACTGCATGTATCag GCGTGTCCCAGTGCAGAGTGTAACAAAAAGGTGACAGAAGATAATGGTCAGTACAGATGTGAAAAGTGTGATCGAACGTATCCTGATTTTAAATATCGAATGATTTTATCG tcgAATATATCTGATTTTACTGGAAATCAGTGGATCACATCTTTCCAAGAAAGTGCTGAAGTTATCTTAGGTGTGACGGCTGAACAGCTTGGTAACTACAAAGACAGCGAA GACCAGGAAAAGTTCGAATCAATTTTCAAGGAAGCCGCTTTCAAGCCATTCGTTTTTAAAATACGCGCTAAGATGGAGAGCTACCAG gatgATGTGAGGTTGAAGTGTTCGTCAGTCTCGGCTATGCCTATGAATTTCAAACAAGAATCGAAAAGACTGAtagaagaaataaagaaattagaAATGTGTTAA
- the LOC130623128 gene encoding uncharacterized protein LOC130623128, with product MNGSALRNTSCEEDLGVLIDNHLTFSDHISSKVKKANQIMGLIRRTFDYMDNENFVLLFTSLVRPHIEYANTVWCTFLKKDMLIVENVQRRATKMLPGMKDLTYDERLRLLKLPSLFYRRN from the coding sequence ATGAATGGTTCCGCCCTTAGAAATACAAGTTGCGAAGAAGATCTTGGTGTATTAATAGATAACCATCTAACATTTTCAGACCACATTTCATCAAAGGTTAAAAAAGCAAATCAGATTATGGGCTTGATTCGAAGGACATTTGACTATATGGATAATGAAAACTTTGTCTTGTTGTTCACATCCCTTGTCAGACCACATATTGAGTATGCTAACACAGTATGGTGTACATTCTTGAAAAAGGACATGTTGATTGTGGAAAACGTACAACGTAGAGCTACGAAAATGCTCCCAGGTATGAAGGATTTAACATATGATGAAAGGCTCAGGTTACTGAAACTTCCCTCATTATTTTACAGAAGAAATTGA